The segment GGATGGTGAGGCTTTCGTTTCCTCAGTACTGGGCTTCTCAGCCCAAGACAGCGCGCGTTCCAGTTCATCGTCATTTCCCGAAAGGATCAGGACATCATCGGCCTGAACAACCTCCTTCAGATCCGGCGACACAATCACCTCTTTCCCGCGCTTAACCAGCAGCACCGCCACTTTAAATTTGCCCTTCCATCCCAATTGAAGCTGAGAGAACGATTTCCCCACAAAGGGGCTCGGCGCGATTAACTTTACAACGCCA is part of the Dehalococcoidia bacterium genome and harbors:
- a CDS encoding TrkA C-terminal domain-containing protein gives rise to the protein VLVTIILKQLGVRYIVARADTKLHGAILQKIGVNKVVYVEHEMGVALAHGLVLSDVSDYVSVAANYGVVKLIAPSPFVGKSFSQLQLGWKGKFKVAVLLVKRGKEVIVSPDLKEVVQADDVLILSGNDDELERALSWAEKPSTEETKASPSAS